The following proteins come from a genomic window of Flavobacterium crocinum:
- the rsmI gene encoding 16S rRNA (cytidine(1402)-2'-O)-methyltransferase, whose protein sequence is MSKLYIVPTPIGNLEDMTFRAIRVLKEVDLILAEDTRTSGKLLKHFEIGTHMHSHHMHNEHKTTENLIARLKAGETIALISDAGTPAISDPGFLLTRACVENKIEVECLPGATAFVPALVNSGLPNDKFVFEGFLPDKKGRQTRFLALAEETRTMILYVSPHKLVKTLAEFVQYFGEDRQVCVSRELSKLHEENVRGTAKEVLAHFEKTAPRGEIVVVVAGKTITKEPKKSKFSKGDEE, encoded by the coding sequence ATGTCAAAATTATATATCGTTCCAACGCCAATTGGCAATCTTGAAGACATGACTTTCAGAGCCATTCGGGTTTTGAAAGAAGTCGATTTGATTTTGGCTGAAGATACCCGAACAAGCGGAAAACTCTTAAAGCATTTTGAAATTGGCACGCACATGCACAGCCATCATATGCACAATGAGCATAAAACCACCGAAAATTTAATTGCAAGATTAAAAGCAGGAGAAACTATCGCTTTGATTTCAGATGCCGGAACTCCTGCAATTTCAGATCCGGGTTTTTTATTGACTCGTGCTTGTGTCGAAAACAAAATTGAAGTCGAATGTCTTCCAGGCGCAACAGCTTTTGTTCCTGCCTTAGTAAACAGCGGGCTCCCAAATGATAAATTTGTTTTTGAAGGTTTCCTGCCTGATAAAAAAGGACGGCAGACAAGATTTTTGGCTTTAGCCGAAGAAACCCGAACGATGATTTTATACGTTTCACCACATAAACTCGTTAAAACTTTAGCTGAATTTGTACAATATTTTGGAGAAGATCGTCAAGTTTGTGTTTCGAGAGAATTATCAAAATTACATGAAGAAAATGTACGCGGAACGGCAAAAGAGGTTTTAGCACATTTTGAAAAAACAGCACCGCGAGGCGAAATCGTAGTGGTCGTTGCCGGAAAAACAATAACCAAAGAACCTAAGAAAAGTAAGTTTTCTAAGGGTGATGAAGAATAA
- the rpoN gene encoding RNA polymerase factor sigma-54 — protein sequence MLKQFLNLKLSQKLSPQQIQLMKLIQLPTQAFEQRLLEEMNENPALEAGKEDDYEADEFANEDYDDYDDAESDRIEADDINIDEYLSDDDTPDYKTQVNNYSDDEERETPFAAPISFHQDLINQLNTFILNDEEREIAEFLVGSIDDMGYIRRSIPDIVDDMAFTQGIYTDEAMVEKMMTVIHELEPSGVGARDLQECLLLQLKHKTPTEYVDLAIDIIENQFDAFTKKHYDKLLQKYSVSNEQLKKAIHEIERLNPKPGGSFAGNNKVTENVVPDFAIRIVDGELELTLNGRNAPSLHVSKDYQEMMQTYKESKDKSTAQKDAVQFIKQKLDSAKWFIDAIRQRQETLFVTMNAIMHYQEEYFLDGDETKLKPMILKDIADMVGLDISTISRVANSKYVETPYGTKLIKEFFSEAMKNDQGEDVSTLEIKKILKNTIEEEDKKKPLPDDQLAEILKEKGYPIARRTIAKYREQLDIPVARMRKKI from the coding sequence ATGCTCAAGCAATTTTTAAATTTAAAATTATCCCAAAAATTATCTCCACAGCAAATTCAGCTGATGAAGTTAATTCAATTGCCTACGCAAGCTTTTGAACAGCGTTTATTAGAAGAAATGAACGAAAATCCGGCTCTTGAAGCTGGTAAAGAAGACGATTACGAAGCCGATGAATTTGCCAATGAAGACTACGACGATTATGATGATGCAGAATCTGACAGAATCGAAGCAGACGACATCAACATTGACGAATATCTAAGCGACGACGATACGCCTGATTACAAAACTCAGGTTAATAATTATAGTGATGACGAAGAGCGCGAAACACCTTTTGCTGCTCCAATCAGTTTTCATCAGGACTTAATCAATCAGCTGAATACTTTTATTTTGAATGATGAAGAGCGAGAAATCGCTGAATTCCTTGTTGGAAGTATTGATGATATGGGTTATATCCGCAGAAGCATTCCGGACATTGTAGACGACATGGCTTTTACTCAGGGAATTTATACTGATGAAGCAATGGTCGAAAAAATGATGACGGTAATTCATGAATTAGAACCATCTGGAGTTGGTGCGCGCGACTTGCAGGAATGTTTATTATTGCAATTAAAGCACAAAACGCCAACCGAATATGTTGATTTAGCGATTGATATTATCGAGAATCAGTTTGACGCTTTTACGAAGAAACATTACGACAAATTATTACAGAAATACAGCGTTTCGAACGAACAGCTTAAAAAGGCAATTCACGAAATTGAAAGATTAAACCCAAAACCGGGCGGTTCTTTTGCAGGAAATAATAAAGTTACAGAAAATGTAGTTCCGGATTTTGCAATCAGAATTGTTGACGGCGAACTGGAATTGACTTTAAACGGACGTAACGCTCCTTCTCTGCACGTTTCGAAAGATTATCAGGAAATGATGCAGACCTATAAAGAATCTAAAGATAAATCGACTGCGCAGAAAGATGCGGTTCAGTTTATCAAACAAAAACTGGATTCGGCAAAATGGTTTATCGATGCGATTAGACAACGTCAGGAAACTCTTTTTGTGACAATGAATGCGATTATGCATTACCAGGAAGAATATTTCTTAGATGGCGACGAAACCAAACTAAAACCAATGATCTTAAAAGACATTGCGGATATGGTTGGTTTGGATATTTCAACGATTTCACGTGTGGCAAACAGTAAGTATGTTGAAACACCTTACGGAACAAAACTGATTAAAGAATTCTTCTCTGAAGCGATGAAAAATGATCAGGGAGAAGATGTTTCGACTTTAGAAATCAAAAAGATTCTTAAAAATACCATTGAGGAAGAAGACAAAAAGAAACCGCTTCCAGATGATCAATTGGCCGAAATTCTAAAAGAAAAAGGGTATCCAATTGCAAGAAGAACAATTGCTAAATATCGTGAACAATTAGATATTCCGGTTGCGAGAATGAGAAAGAAGATTTAA
- a CDS encoding LytR/AlgR family response regulator transcription factor has protein sequence MNTKLKCLLLDDELPGLTYLKMLCEQIPELEIVKTFNNPEKLLSDIPDLDFDLLISDIEMPGMDGLHLAEMLENKLVIFCTAYKDYAADAFNIDAVDYITKPVKLERLQKAITKAFERFEKSDNSRKFMQLNTDKGKTLLYFNKIQYITTAASDSRDKTVLLTDGSFMNLKNVKFDTLLHELPDADFCRINKKEIVAVKAIKFFNHNEIVLHHLEENNKNTALILSETYRSDFLKKVKL, from the coding sequence TTGAATACAAAACTGAAATGCTTGCTTCTGGACGATGAGCTTCCGGGATTGACTTATTTGAAAATGCTTTGCGAACAAATTCCGGAACTGGAAATCGTCAAAACATTTAATAATCCTGAGAAACTTTTGTCTGATATTCCGGATCTGGATTTCGATCTCTTAATTTCTGACATCGAAATGCCGGGAATGGATGGCTTGCATCTGGCCGAAATGCTCGAAAATAAATTGGTGATTTTCTGTACAGCTTATAAAGATTATGCTGCCGATGCTTTTAATATCGATGCGGTAGATTATATCACAAAACCGGTAAAACTGGAACGTCTTCAAAAAGCCATTACAAAAGCTTTTGAACGTTTTGAGAAATCGGATAATTCCAGAAAGTTCATGCAACTGAATACTGATAAAGGGAAAACACTTTTGTATTTTAATAAAATTCAATACATCACAACAGCTGCAAGTGACAGTCGCGATAAAACAGTTTTGCTGACAGATGGAAGTTTTATGAACTTAAAAAACGTAAAATTCGACACCCTTTTACATGAATTGCCTGATGCCGATTTTTGTAGAATTAACAAAAAAGAAATTGTGGCTGTAAAAGCGATAAAGTTCTTCAATCACAACGAAATTGTATTGCATCATTTAGAAGAAAATAATAAAAATACGGCCTTAATCCTGAGTGAAACGTATCGTTCTGATTTTTTAAAAAAGGTAAAATTATAA
- a CDS encoding sensor histidine kinase yields MQDNNTTTFIFLAILFLLIVIICFMIYQLMQAKKAKEDAEKSFYALEVKVNDLQLENLESKLNPHLFKNILNSIQSHAYQTYFALDKLANVLDYILYESKKKFVTAKEEINFALNLIEINKIKISPLFELKIKTNINEDDKLYDQPLLAPLISIDLIENAFKHADLQSADAFISVVFEFKDNAFFMTVSNKISDKKVLKKERSGFGHATLEHRLRIIYKNNFKLDKFIENDIYIAHLKIDLLEYKTEMLASGR; encoded by the coding sequence ATGCAGGATAACAACACTACTACTTTTATTTTTTTAGCGATTCTTTTTTTGCTGATTGTCATCATTTGTTTTATGATTTATCAATTGATGCAGGCCAAAAAAGCAAAAGAAGATGCCGAAAAGAGTTTTTATGCGCTGGAAGTAAAAGTAAATGATCTTCAGTTAGAGAATTTAGAGTCAAAACTTAATCCGCATTTGTTTAAGAATATTTTAAATTCGATTCAGTCACATGCTTATCAGACTTATTTCGCATTAGACAAACTAGCCAATGTGCTGGATTATATTTTGTACGAAAGCAAAAAGAAATTTGTGACGGCAAAAGAAGAAATCAATTTTGCACTGAATCTAATTGAAATCAATAAAATTAAAATCAGTCCGCTTTTCGAATTGAAGATTAAAACGAATATAAACGAAGACGATAAATTATACGATCAGCCCTTATTAGCTCCGTTGATTTCTATTGATTTAATAGAGAATGCTTTTAAACACGCCGATCTTCAAAGTGCAGATGCTTTTATTTCGGTTGTTTTTGAATTCAAAGACAATGCTTTTTTTATGACGGTTTCCAATAAAATCTCCGATAAAAAAGTACTGAAAAAGGAGAGAAGCGGTTTTGGACACGCGACATTAGAACATCGTCTTCGAATTATTTACAAGAATAATTTCAAACTCGATAAGTTTATAGAAAACGACATTTATATTGCCCATTTAAAAATAGATTTACTTGAATACAAAACTGAAATGCTTGCTTCTGGACGATGA
- a CDS encoding cation:proton antiporter, which yields MNNIKNSVFYITIIGGFTALIYWVISKGAALEVGRNIVKKQIESNHWNDFLDSMVHNLQHPLAILLAQIVTIILVARLFGWFFRKIGQPSVIGEMIAGIVLGPSLVGMYFPEFSAALFPKESLGNLQFLSQIGLILFMFVIGMELDLKVLKNKAHDAVVISHASIVIPFALGLTLAYFIYHTFAPIGVEFSSFGLFMGIAMSITAFPVLARIVQERGMQKTKLGTIAITCAAADDITAWCILAVVIAIVKAGSFTSSLYVIGLAILYVIIMLKIVRPFLKRVGDLNATRESLNKPVVAIFFITLLVSAYAAELIGIHALFGAFLAGAIMPENNKFRNIFIEKVEDVAIIVLLPLFFVFTGLRTQIGLLNDPELWKITGLIIAVAVAGKFFGSALAAKFVGQSWKDSLAIGALMNTRGLMELVVLNIGYDLGVLSTEIFTMMVIMALVTTFMTGPALDFIGFIFKDKETAVPEEIGSKSKYKILLSFATPERGKKLLQIANSLVKKQPDNSIVTAMHLSLSTEIHSFDVKDHEKKMLIPVVEESNRLNQKVVSLFKVSNDIDTDIIDSANHGEYDLLLIGLGQSIFDGTLLGKILGFTTRIVNPDRLIDKFTGKEGLFENNPFDERTRHILAKTKMPVGILIDKDLEEINQVFIPVFSKEDAFLIDYAKKLINNNGSQITVLDASGEVKSTREIQETIRSIEQIAPNHIMIMNDRTIKKEFLDGQDLMIISLDSWKKLIESQSTWLNNTPSVLILKP from the coding sequence ATGAATAACATTAAAAACTCTGTATTTTACATTACAATTATCGGTGGTTTTACGGCGTTGATATATTGGGTAATTTCAAAAGGTGCCGCATTAGAAGTGGGGCGCAACATCGTAAAAAAACAAATCGAAAGCAATCATTGGAATGACTTCCTGGATTCCATGGTTCATAATTTACAGCATCCATTAGCTATTCTATTGGCTCAGATTGTTACTATTATTTTAGTAGCACGTTTGTTTGGATGGTTTTTCAGAAAAATTGGCCAGCCATCTGTAATTGGAGAAATGATTGCAGGTATTGTTCTTGGACCTTCTTTGGTCGGAATGTATTTTCCTGAATTTTCAGCCGCTTTATTTCCAAAAGAATCTTTAGGAAACTTACAATTTTTAAGTCAGATTGGTTTAATTCTTTTCATGTTTGTTATCGGAATGGAATTGGATCTTAAGGTACTAAAAAACAAAGCTCATGATGCGGTTGTAATCAGCCACGCCAGTATTGTAATTCCGTTTGCTTTAGGATTAACGCTGGCTTATTTTATCTACCATACTTTTGCCCCAATTGGTGTCGAGTTTTCTTCTTTCGGATTATTTATGGGAATTGCCATGAGTATTACGGCTTTTCCTGTTTTGGCGAGGATAGTTCAGGAACGTGGCATGCAGAAAACAAAATTGGGAACCATTGCGATCACTTGCGCAGCCGCAGATGATATTACTGCATGGTGTATTCTTGCTGTTGTAATTGCAATTGTAAAGGCAGGTTCATTTACAAGTTCATTGTATGTAATTGGTTTAGCGATTTTATATGTAATTATAATGTTAAAAATCGTTCGTCCTTTCCTGAAACGTGTAGGCGATTTAAATGCAACGCGCGAAAGTCTAAATAAACCAGTTGTTGCGATTTTCTTTATTACACTTTTGGTTTCTGCTTATGCAGCAGAATTAATCGGAATTCATGCTTTATTTGGAGCTTTCTTGGCAGGAGCAATTATGCCCGAAAACAATAAATTTAGAAACATATTTATTGAAAAAGTAGAAGATGTAGCCATTATCGTTTTATTGCCATTATTCTTTGTATTTACTGGTTTACGTACACAAATTGGTTTGTTAAATGATCCCGAATTATGGAAAATTACAGGTTTAATTATTGCTGTTGCTGTAGCTGGTAAATTTTTCGGTAGTGCTTTGGCAGCGAAATTTGTCGGACAAAGCTGGAAAGATAGTTTGGCCATTGGAGCATTAATGAACACACGTGGTTTGATGGAACTTGTTGTTCTGAATATCGGTTACGATCTTGGAGTTTTATCTACAGAGATTTTTACGATGATGGTAATTATGGCTTTGGTTACGACTTTTATGACTGGCCCGGCTTTAGATTTTATCGGATTTATTTTTAAAGATAAAGAAACGGCTGTACCGGAAGAAATAGGAAGTAAGAGTAAATATAAAATTCTGCTTTCGTTTGCTACGCCGGAAAGAGGAAAAAAACTGCTTCAGATTGCCAACAGTTTGGTTAAAAAACAGCCGGATAATTCGATTGTAACAGCAATGCATTTGTCATTGAGTACAGAAATTCACTCTTTTGACGTGAAAGATCATGAGAAAAAAATGCTGATTCCGGTTGTCGAAGAATCCAATCGATTGAATCAAAAAGTGGTGAGTCTTTTTAAAGTTTCAAATGATATTGATACCGATATTATTGATTCAGCAAATCATGGAGAATATGATTTATTGCTGATTGGTTTAGGACAATCTATTTTTGATGGAACTTTGCTTGGAAAAATCCTTGGTTTTACAACACGAATTGTAAATCCGGATCGTTTGATTGATAAGTTTACCGGAAAAGAAGGTTTGTTTGAAAATAATCCATTTGATGAAAGAACCCGTCATATTTTGGCAAAAACTAAAATGCCGGTGGGTATTTTAATTGATAAAGATTTAGAAGAAATCAATCAGGTTTTCATTCCGGTTTTTAGTAAAGAAGATGCTTTTTTAATAGATTATGCTAAAAAATTAATCAATAATAATGGTTCGCAGATCACGGTTCTGGATGCCAGCGGTGAAGTAAAAAGCACTCGCGAGATTCAGGAAACCATCCGATCTATAGAACAGATTGCCCCAAATCACATTATGATTATGAATGACAGAACTATAAAGAAAGAGTTTCTGGATGGCCAGGATTTAATGATTATTAGTCTTGACAGCTGGAAAAAACTAATTGAGTCTCAAAGCACTTGGCTGAATAATACGCCTTCGGTTTTGATTCTTAAACCATAG
- the asnS gene encoding asparagine--tRNA ligase, with amino-acid sequence MKHTKVRDLLNSTTTLQEVNAKGWVRTFRNNQFIALNDGSTINNIQCVVDFENTPEETLKRITTGASVSVIGTLVESKGAGQKYEIQVTKLEILGDSDAEKFPMQPKKHSLEFLRENAHLRVRTNAFGAIMRVRSVLSYAVHKYFQDKGFVYVNTPIITGADAEGAGEMFQVTSLPLDNLPKNEEGNIDFKKDFFGKHTNLTVSGQLEGETFAMALGQIYTFGPTFRAENSNTSRHLAEFWMIEPEVAFNDLDDNMDLAEDFIQYVIKYALDNCKDDLKFLEGRLLEEEKSKPQAERSEMALLEKLNFVLENNFKRVSYTEAIDILRDSTPNKKKKFQYLINEWGADLQSEHERFLVEKHFKCPVILYDYPANIKAFYMRLNDNTEPGRETVRAMDILFPGIGEIVGGSEREERYDVLVEKMEKLGIDKEELYWYLDTRRFGSATHAGFGLGFERLVLFVTGMTNIRDVIPFPRTPGSAEF; translated from the coding sequence ATGAAACACACAAAAGTTAGAGACTTATTAAACAGTACGACGACGTTACAGGAAGTGAATGCAAAAGGTTGGGTGAGAACTTTTAGAAATAATCAGTTCATCGCGCTTAATGACGGTTCTACAATTAATAATATACAATGTGTTGTTGATTTTGAAAATACACCAGAAGAAACTTTAAAAAGAATTACAACCGGAGCTTCGGTTTCTGTAATTGGAACTTTGGTTGAAAGTAAAGGTGCAGGTCAGAAATACGAGATTCAGGTTACGAAATTGGAAATCCTTGGAGATTCGGATGCGGAGAAATTTCCAATGCAACCTAAAAAACACTCTTTAGAATTTTTACGTGAAAATGCTCACTTGCGTGTACGTACAAATGCTTTTGGAGCGATTATGCGTGTGCGTTCGGTATTGTCTTATGCGGTTCACAAATATTTTCAGGACAAAGGTTTCGTTTATGTAAACACGCCAATTATCACTGGAGCTGATGCTGAAGGTGCAGGAGAAATGTTCCAGGTTACTTCATTGCCATTGGATAATCTTCCAAAAAATGAAGAAGGAAACATTGATTTCAAAAAAGATTTCTTTGGAAAACATACCAACTTAACGGTTTCTGGACAATTAGAAGGTGAAACTTTTGCTATGGCTTTGGGTCAGATTTATACTTTTGGACCAACTTTTAGAGCAGAAAACTCAAACACTTCTCGTCACTTGGCAGAATTCTGGATGATTGAGCCTGAAGTTGCTTTCAACGACTTGGATGACAACATGGATTTGGCTGAAGATTTTATTCAGTACGTAATTAAATATGCTTTAGACAACTGTAAAGACGATTTAAAATTCTTAGAAGGAAGACTTTTAGAAGAAGAAAAATCAAAACCACAGGCTGAAAGAAGCGAAATGGCATTGTTAGAGAAATTGAACTTCGTATTGGAGAACAACTTCAAACGTGTTTCTTATACAGAAGCAATTGACATTTTAAGAGATTCAACTCCAAATAAAAAGAAGAAATTCCAGTATTTAATCAACGAATGGGGAGCTGATTTACAGTCGGAACACGAACGTTTCCTGGTTGAAAAACACTTTAAATGTCCGGTAATTTTATACGATTACCCGGCAAACATCAAAGCGTTTTACATGCGTTTGAACGACAATACTGAACCAGGAAGAGAAACAGTTCGTGCAATGGACATCCTTTTCCCAGGAATCGGAGAAATCGTTGGTGGTTCTGAAAGAGAAGAGCGTTACGATGTTCTGGTTGAGAAAATGGAAAAACTTGGAATTGACAAAGAAGAATTATACTGGTATTTAGACACCAGAAGATTTGGATCAGCAACTCACGCAGGTTTCGGTTTAGGATTTGAGCGTTTGGTATTGTTTGTAACTGGAATGACAAACATCAGAGACGTAATTCCTTTCCCAAGAACTCCTGGTAGCGCGGAATTCTAG
- a CDS encoding GxxExxY protein produces the protein MLSERTEEIGKIIVNSAFKVHKQLGPGLLERVYEACLAHEIAKAGLDVKRQVDIPIVYDGIEFSEGLRLDLLIEDSIIIEIKAVEQMNPVWEAQIISQLKLLNKDLGFLINFNVPLIKSGIRRFINTKKVF, from the coding sequence ATGCTCTCTGAAAGAACGGAAGAAATTGGAAAAATAATTGTAAACTCAGCATTTAAGGTTCATAAACAACTTGGACCTGGATTATTAGAAAGAGTTTATGAAGCTTGTCTAGCTCACGAAATTGCTAAAGCCGGTCTTGATGTAAAACGTCAAGTTGACATTCCAATCGTGTATGACGGAATTGAATTTAGCGAAGGCTTAAGATTAGATTTACTGATTGAAGATTCTATAATTATAGAAATAAAAGCAGTTGAGCAAATGAATCCAGTTTGGGAAGCACAAATTATTAGTCAGTTAAAATTGCTGAATAAAGATTTAGGCTTTTTAATTAATTTCAATGTTCCGTTGATAAAGAGCGGTATCAGAAGATTTATAAATACGAAAAAAGTATTTTGA
- a CDS encoding thymidine kinase — MFLENTVNHKEQFGWIEVICGSMFSGKTEELIRRLKRAQFAKQRVEIFKPAIDTRYHDEMVVSHDSNEIRSTPVPAAANILILAQGCDVIGIDEAQFFDDEIITVCNDLANQGIRVIVAGLDMDFKGNPFGPMPGLMATAEYVTKVHAVCTRTGNLAHYSFRKTDNDKLVMLGETEEYEPLSRAAYFKAMKKNQEK; from the coding sequence ATGTTTCTCGAAAATACAGTAAATCACAAAGAACAATTTGGGTGGATTGAAGTTATTTGTGGATCAATGTTTTCGGGTAAGACCGAGGAGTTGATCCGCAGATTAAAGCGTGCGCAATTTGCCAAACAAAGAGTTGAAATCTTCAAACCCGCTATCGATACCCGTTATCATGATGAAATGGTAGTGTCTCACGATTCTAATGAGATTCGTTCTACACCAGTTCCAGCAGCTGCTAATATTTTAATTTTAGCACAAGGCTGTGATGTAATCGGAATTGATGAAGCACAGTTTTTTGATGATGAGATTATCACAGTTTGTAATGATCTTGCTAATCAGGGAATTCGTGTGATAGTCGCGGGTCTGGATATGGATTTTAAAGGAAATCCGTTTGGACCAATGCCGGGACTTATGGCAACGGCAGAATATGTAACCAAAGTACATGCGGTTTGTACCAGAACAGGAAATTTAGCTCATTACAGTTTTAGAAAAACAGATAATGATAAACTGGTAATGCTGGGAGAAACAGAAGAATACGAACCTCTTAGCCGTGCAGCGTATTTTAAAGCGATGAAAAAAAATCAGGAAAAATAA
- a CDS encoding efflux RND transporter permease subunit, protein MKNAVQVGFWEKLARIILKNRITILVILSLLTIFLGYQWKNLSMTYTEANLLPKDHIANKEYQKFLDKFGEEGNLIVIGFKDPKFFTPKNYAAWTELMNGLKKAKEVDLVISLNDLKKLEKDTVNQKFVLAPFIEESKALDPAYLKSVQYDLFHNLPFYEGLLFNKESGSVRSAIYMNKALVNTAERKTFILNDLVPKIDKFEKTTGIDLKVSGMPYIRTINADNMKGEIGLFIGASLLTVSLIFFFFFRSFRATFISICILIVGVTWSFGTLGLFGYKITILTAIIPPLIIVIGITNCIFLINKYQQEIKIHNNQAKALQRVISKIGSSTLMTNLTAAIGFATLMITGNELLFEFGLVTSINVLSVYTLTLFIVPIIYSFMPLPKAKHLYHLDKTYISTLLNTVATVVKGKKTIVYIIYAVLFVVSLNGVRQMKVSGSLIGEMPKSASFFKDILFYEKEFNGVMPLEIMIDTKKKKGVMKPATIRKMDELQNTISEIPELAKPVSVVNLVKYAKQAFYNGNPEYYQLPTSQEQTFILGYAKNATKNSKENLMKAYVDSTGQYARITTFMKDIGTDEMAKVEGKLRTKIDEIFPKDRYEVTITGKALVFQKGTTYLAHNLIESLLFAIATIAILMLYLFRSFKMVAASLITNILPLCITSGLMGYFGIPLKPSTILVFSIAFGISVDNAIQFMAKYKDELIQNRGKVKKSVFSALRETGVSTFYTSIVLILGFATFTLSSFSGTIALGGLISCTLVFAMFANLVVLPSLVLTFEKKKTKKEELENLEK, encoded by the coding sequence ATGAAAAACGCTGTCCAAGTCGGATTTTGGGAAAAACTGGCCCGAATTATACTTAAAAACAGAATAACAATTTTAGTTATTCTTTCCCTGTTAACTATTTTCCTTGGTTATCAATGGAAAAACCTGTCTATGACTTATACCGAAGCCAACTTGCTTCCAAAAGATCATATTGCAAATAAAGAATATCAAAAATTCCTGGATAAGTTTGGTGAAGAAGGAAACCTTATTGTTATTGGTTTTAAAGATCCTAAATTTTTTACTCCAAAAAATTATGCAGCCTGGACCGAATTGATGAACGGTCTGAAAAAAGCGAAAGAAGTAGATTTAGTGATTTCTTTAAATGATTTAAAGAAACTGGAAAAAGATACGGTAAATCAAAAATTCGTTTTAGCACCATTTATTGAAGAAAGTAAAGCACTTGATCCAGCTTATTTAAAAAGTGTTCAGTATGATTTGTTTCATAATCTTCCTTTTTACGAAGGGCTTTTATTTAACAAAGAAAGCGGGAGTGTACGTTCTGCTATTTACATGAACAAAGCTCTGGTAAATACGGCTGAAAGAAAAACTTTTATCTTAAATGATTTAGTTCCGAAAATCGATAAATTCGAAAAAACTACCGGAATTGATCTTAAAGTTTCAGGAATGCCATACATCCGTACGATTAATGCGGATAATATGAAAGGCGAAATTGGACTTTTTATTGGAGCTTCTTTATTGACGGTTTCTTTGATTTTCTTTTTCTTTTTCCGTTCGTTCAGAGCTACATTTATTTCGATTTGTATTTTAATTGTCGGTGTAACCTGGTCGTTTGGAACGCTTGGATTATTTGGTTATAAAATCACGATTTTAACGGCTATTATTCCGCCGCTGATTATTGTAATCGGAATTACCAACTGTATTTTCCTGATTAATAAATACCAGCAGGAAATCAAGATTCATAATAATCAGGCAAAAGCTTTACAGCGTGTTATTTCGAAAATCGGTTCTTCGACTTTGATGACCAATTTAACGGCTGCGATTGGTTTTGCAACTTTGATGATTACAGGAAACGAATTGCTTTTTGAATTTGGTTTGGTAACTTCTATCAACGTGCTTTCTGTTTATACTCTGACACTTTTTATCGTGCCAATTATCTACAGTTTTATGCCATTGCCAAAAGCAAAACATTTATATCACTTAGACAAAACTTATATCTCAACTTTACTGAATACGGTTGCAACGGTTGTAAAAGGAAAAAAGACCATCGTTTACATTATTTATGCAGTCCTTTTTGTGGTAAGTTTAAATGGAGTAAGACAAATGAAAGTGTCGGGAAGTTTGATTGGTGAAATGCCGAAAAGTGCTTCTTTCTTTAAAGATATTTTATTTTACGAAAAAGAATTTAACGGAGTTATGCCGCTGGAAATCATGATTGATACCAAAAAGAAAAAAGGTGTCATGAAGCCGGCTACGATTCGTAAAATGGATGAATTGCAAAATACCATTTCTGAAATTCCAGAATTGGCAAAACCGGTTTCAGTTGTCAATTTGGTTAAATATGCCAAACAAGCTTTCTACAACGGAAACCCTGAATATTACCAATTGCCAACTTCTCAGGAACAGACTTTTATTTTAGGTTATGCTAAAAATGCAACCAAAAACAGCAAAGAAAATCTAATGAAAGCTTACGTTGATTCGACTGGACAATATGCGAGAATCACGACTTTCATGAAAGATATCGGAACAGATGAAATGGCAAAAGTAGAAGGAAAACTCCGCACAAAAATTGATGAAATTTTCCCGAAAGACCGTTACGAAGTTACGATTACCGGAAAAGCATTGGTTTTCCAAAAAGGAACAACTTATCTGGCGCATAACTTAATCGAATCTTTATTGTTTGCAATTGCAACTATTGCAATTTTGATGCTGTATTTATTCCGTTCGTTCAAAATGGTAGCAGCTTCTTTGATTACGAATATTTTACCGCTTTGTATTACTTCCGGATTAATGGGTTATTTCGGAATTCCGTTAAAACCTTCAACGATTTTGGTATTCAGTATCGCTTTCGGAATCTCGGTTGATAATGCAATTCAGTTTATGGCGAAATACAAAGATGAATTAATTCAAAATAGAGGAAAAGTAAAAAAATCTGTTTTCAGCGCTTTAAGAGAAACCGGAGTAAGTACATTCTACACTTCTATCGTTTTGATTTTAGGTTTTGCGACTTTTACTTTATCAAGTTTCAGCGGCACAATTGCTTTAGGAGGATTAATTTCCTGTACTTTGGTTTTTGCGATGTTTGCTAACTTGGTGGTTTTACCATCATTAGTTTTAACTTTTGAGAAGAAGAAAACTAAGAAAGAGGAATTGGAGAATTTGGAAAAGTAG